Sequence from the Clostridium butyricum genome:
AAAATAACTTTATCAAAAAGACGTGCAACAATTTCTGGCTTTGCATTTGTTGTAATATCATAATCATTTGGTTCCCTATTTATAAGAAGATCTCTAACGCAGCCTCCAACCATATATCCTTCATATCCATTTTCAATCAAAACATTAATTATATATTGAACATCAGATGGTATTTTCAACTTATAATTCATATTGTCACCTCTTTCATCTTCACAGTTAAAAAGGTTCTAAAGCTGCCATAATCTAGCGTCCTTTAAAACCTTTTTCTACTCATATTTAATTAATCATCTGCTACATTTTTATTATTTATCGAATACACATTATAGTTCTTCCATATAAGCTCAAGATTTGAAAATACATTAGAGATATTTTCTTTTTCTCTCATTCCAACAGCTATTATTAAAGCATTAATAACAGAAAGAGGTGCAACAAGTGAATCAACAAATGATGCCATATTACTTTGTGCTATTAATGTATAATCCGCTTTTGTTGCAAGTGGAGAAAGAAGACTGTCCGTAAGGGCAACAACCTTTGCACCTCTATCTTGAGAAAATTCCAAAGCATCTATTGTTTTTGCTGCATACCTTGGAAATCCAATTCCAATAACAAGATCCCCTTCTCCAACATTTATCATCTGTTCAAAAACATCTGAAATTCCATAACTCACAACTTTAACATTTTGAAGAATTATATTTAAATAAAAACCTAAAAATTCTGCTAGTGCTGTTGAACTTCTTAATCCTATTATATATATTCTTTTTGCTTCAAAAATATGTTGTACAACATCTTGAAATGTATTTTGATTAATTTTCTCCAATGTGGCTCTTATATTTTCCATGTCTGCTTTTAAAACACCTTTAAGTGCATCTCCATCTGAAAAATAATCATTTCGTAGTTCAAGCCTTTGAACTGTTGTAAGTTTATTTTTTATAAGTTCCTGAAGAGCCTTTTGAAGTTTCGGATAACCTGAAAAACCAACTTCTATAGCAAATCTTACCACAGTGGATTCAGATACCCCAACTGCATTACCAAGTTTTGCTGCTGTCATAAAGGCTGCTTTATCATAATTTTTTAGTATGTACTCTGCAATGAGCTTTTGACCTTTACTAAGTCTTATAAACTTTCCTTGTATTAGTCTCATTAAATCTTTGCTGTTTTCATTATTTAATTCTTCCATAATTTGCCTTCCTAATAATCAATTGAATACTTTTAATTTAATTCTATCATTATAATCCATAATATTCAATAAAATAAGTTATTTTTCGCTTTTTTATTAATCATATGCAAGTTTTTATATAATCACTTTCAATTACTGTAAAATTGACTTTAAGATTTAATTATTTTTTTATAGTGACATTAAATATTTCATTTCCTCATCATTTAAATATCTATATTCACCTTTCTTTAACTGACCAAGCCTAATATTTCCTATAGATACTCTTTTTAATGACATAACCTCATGATTTATTGCAGAACACATTTTTCTGATTTGTCTATTTTTTCCTTCATGAATACACACCTCAATTGTGGATAAATCTTTCCTATGACTATATTCAAGCATTTTAAGTTTTGCAGGTGCAGTTATATAACCTCCAATATCAATTCCACTTTCAAACTTTTCTTTATCATCAAGTGATACTTCACCTTTTACAACTGCTACATATTTTTTATCAAGTTCTACTCTTGGATGAATTATCTTATTGTATAATTCTCCATCATTAGTAAGAAGTATAAGCCCACTACTGTCATAATCCAATCTTCCTATTGGAAAAATTCTTTCATTAACTTTTACTATATCAATTACAGTTTTCCTATCTTTTTCATCTTTAACAGATGTTATTACATCTTCAGGTTTATTTAGCATTATATAAACCTTTCTTTCTTCCTTAGTTATAACCCTTCCATCATATTCAACTATATCTTCCAAAGGATTTACTTTAAATCCTAATTCTTCTATTATATTACCATTTACCTTTACTTTTCCAAGAAGAATAAGTTCCTC
This genomic interval carries:
- a CDS encoding MurR/RpiR family transcriptional regulator, which gives rise to MEELNNENSKDLMRLIQGKFIRLSKGQKLIAEYILKNYDKAAFMTAAKLGNAVGVSESTVVRFAIEVGFSGYPKLQKALQELIKNKLTTVQRLELRNDYFSDGDALKGVLKADMENIRATLEKINQNTFQDVVQHIFEAKRIYIIGLRSSTALAEFLGFYLNIILQNVKVVSYGISDVFEQMINVGEGDLVIGIGFPRYAAKTIDALEFSQDRGAKVVALTDSLLSPLATKADYTLIAQSNMASFVDSLVAPLSVINALIIAVGMREKENISNVFSNLELIWKNYNVYSINNKNVADD
- a CDS encoding pseudouridine synthase — encoded protein: MEERLQKFMASCGIASRRKCEELILLGKVKVNGNIIEELGFKVNPLEDIVEYDGRVITKEERKVYIMLNKPEDVITSVKDEKDRKTVIDIVKVNERIFPIGRLDYDSSGLILLTNDGELYNKIIHPRVELDKKYVAVVKGEVSLDDKEKFESGIDIGGYITAPAKLKMLEYSHRKDLSTIEVCIHEGKNRQIRKMCSAINHEVMSLKRVSIGNIRLGQLKKGEYRYLNDEEMKYLMSL